The window TCAGCTCTATCAGAGCATGACGCCGCTGCGCCTGGGGTGGGAAGCGGCGATCGGCCGCGCCGACGAAGGGCGCGACGTATTCCTGATGGTGCTCGACCTCGAATCGTGGGCGCGTTTTTATCAGGAGGATCTGGCGCTGCGCGGCTATTACCGCAGCCGCGCCGGAGCGCTGAACGGCTTCAAAAACGCGCTGAGCACCCACATGCAGCTGCTGTACGGGCATAAGGGACGCATCACCGCGGCGATGCTGCTGTCCGAGCGTAAAGTGGCTGGACTGCCTTCGGAGCTGCTGGCGCTGCGCGATCTGTTTGACGGCGTTCTGATTTTGCGCGGCGACGGCTCGCTGTCGCTGAACGGCTACACGCCCCAGCTTCCGCGGGGGATGGACCGTTCGGTCGAATACGCGCGTCTGCTGCGCCGCCAGTGCAAAGAGCTGAGAGCGGAACTGAAACGACGGCGCTTGGACGAATATCCTCTGAGCGATGAAGAACGGGCGTTCGAACGCGCCCTGCATGAATTCATGAGCGACTTGGCGCCGCGAGCCGACGCTTCGCCGCAGCGCGTTTGGCAGATCCTTTCCCTGATGCCGGAAAGCCGCATCAACCGCGTGCCGCTATCGCTGCTGCGGGAGTACAGCCGCAATGACGGTGGGGAGGCGTCCCGATGAGCGGGACGGACGTCCATTCTTTGCCGGAGAGGCTGCGCCAGCGCATCCGCCGCCTGACCGTCAGCCGGGAACGTCTCGGCGCACGGAGTCTCGAACAGAAACGAAGGCTGGACGAATTGACGGCGCAGACCGCCTCCGCGCTGGCGATGCTGAACATCTACAGCGGACCGCAAAGCGCCGAGCTGTTCCGGCTCAGTTTTGTGCCGATCGCCGTCGAATCGGGAAAAGAAATTCGTTCCGGCGTGGAGTGTCTGCAGTTTCATCGCGCGGACGCCAACGCGCGGCACGGTCTGCTGCCGCGTTACACGTCGCTGCTCACCTCGCCCCAGGCGGAGAACGCTTCGCTTCAAGTCGAAGAACTGATCCGCGCGCTGTGGGACTATATCAACGGCATGATGGAGCTGCGTTCGGCTGACTGTCTGATCCGTCGCCTGCGGCGCAGCCTGAAACAGGCGGAGCGGGAACGCTTGCAGGCGGCGCAGGCGTTTGCGGCACGCCGCGCCGCACGCGAGCACGTTTTCGAAACGGAACGGCATCGGCGGAAAGTGAGCGAAGGACGATGAAAATTGAGGTTTTGGCCATGGGCCGTCCGCGCGAGCCGTTTATCGTCAAAGGACTGGAACACTATCAGACGCGTTTGAAGCCGCTGCTGCCGGTGGAGTGGACGTTTCTGCCCGAACCGGGCAAAGGGAAAAATCTGACCGTCGCGCAGCGCAAGGAGCTGGAGGGGCAGGAGTTCCTCAAGCGCGTCGGCCGGGAGGACATCCTTTTTCTGCTGGACGAGCGCGGGCGAGCGCTGGGCAGCGAAGAGTTTTCGGCCGGAATTTACGCGGCGTTGGGCGGCGGACGGGGCAGGCTGGTTTTTCTGGTCGGCGGCCCCTACGGCACCTCGGCGGCGCTGCAAAAACGCGGAAACGTGATAATATCTTTGTCGAAGATGACCTTCACGCACGAGATGGCGCTGCTGCTCCTCAGCGAGCAGATCTATCGAGCGGCCATGATCCGTGAAGGCTCGAAATATCATCATTGAATCGTATTTTGCGAAAGGATTGAAGAAAAATGAATTTTGGCGGCAGAGGCGGTATGGGCAACATGAATCAGATGCTCAAGCAGGCCCAGGCGATGCAGGCGAAGATGATGAAGGCTCAGGAAGAGCTGAAGGAAGCCCGCGTGGAGGGCAGCGCCGGCGGCGGCATGGTCAGCGCCACGGTCAACGGGCAGGGCGAGCTGGTCGGCGTGAAGCTTTCCAAAGAAGTGGTCGATCCCGAAGACGTGGAGATGCTCGAAGATTTGATCCTCGCGGCGGTGTCCGACGCGGCCAACAAGGCCCGCGAGATGATGGAACAGCGCATGGGCTCGCTGACCGGCGGCATGAAGCTGCCGTTTTAGTGACCGGCAATGGCTCTGCCCGAACCAATTGAACATCTGATCTCGCTGCTGAAAAAATTTCCCGGCGTGGGCGAAAAGAGCGCCCGGCGCATGGCCTTTTACGTGCTCCAGGAGGGCGAAGGCTTCGGCACCGATCTGGCGCGTTCCGTCGGCGAGCTGAACCGGCGTCTGACCACCTGCGAGAAGTGCGGCAACCTGACCGAGACGCAGCCGTGTCCCATCTGCAGCGATCCGCTGCGCGACCGTTCGCTGCTCTGCGTCACCGAGACCATCGAGGATCTCGTCAGCATCGAGCAGTCGGGGCTTTTCAACGGCCTGTATTTTGTGCTCGGCACGTCGCTTTCGCCGCTGGAAGACCGCGAATCGCTTCCCGAAGGGACGGTGCGCTCGCTGCGTAAACGCTTCGAAGAATATCCGATCCGCGAGGCGATCATCGCCACCAACCCGCGCATCGAGGGCGACATGACCTTCTACGCGCTGCTGGAGGCGCTGCGGGACCTTCCCGTGAAAAAATCGCGTCTGGCGTACGGCCTGCCCGTCGGCGGTTCCATCGAATTCGCCGATCGCGTCACGCTCCATGCGGCGCTGGAGAGCCGGCAGGAGATCAGGGAGTAGCCGGCAAAGTTTCGGGAGCGCTTTTCGGGCGCTCTCGTTTCGTTCATTAAGGAGGTGGATTTCAATTATGACCGACGGACTGAAAAAGATCGTCAGATACAGTTGCGGCGCTCTGCTCGGACTGCTGGGGGCGCTGGCCGGTTATCAGGCGGGCGCGCCCATTC of the Pyramidobacter piscolens W5455 genome contains:
- a CDS encoding 23S rRNA (pseudouridine(1915)-N(3))-methyltransferase RlmH, translated to MKIEVLAMGRPREPFIVKGLEHYQTRLKPLLPVEWTFLPEPGKGKNLTVAQRKELEGQEFLKRVGREDILFLLDERGRALGSEEFSAGIYAALGGGRGRLVFLVGGPYGTSAALQKRGNVIISLSKMTFTHEMALLLLSEQIYRAAMIREGSKYHH
- the recR gene encoding recombination mediator RecR, whose translation is MALPEPIEHLISLLKKFPGVGEKSARRMAFYVLQEGEGFGTDLARSVGELNRRLTTCEKCGNLTETQPCPICSDPLRDRSLLCVTETIEDLVSIEQSGLFNGLYFVLGTSLSPLEDRESLPEGTVRSLRKRFEEYPIREAIIATNPRIEGDMTFYALLEALRDLPVKKSRLAYGLPVGGSIEFADRVTLHAALESRQEIRE
- a CDS encoding YbaB/EbfC family nucleoid-associated protein, whose amino-acid sequence is MNFGGRGGMGNMNQMLKQAQAMQAKMMKAQEELKEARVEGSAGGGMVSATVNGQGELVGVKLSKEVVDPEDVEMLEDLILAAVSDAANKAREMMEQRMGSLTGGMKLPF